One stretch of Deltaproteobacteria bacterium DNA includes these proteins:
- a CDS encoding methylmalonyl-CoA mutase codes for ASIILAMYFAVAERRGIPMAKLGGTIQNDMLKEFIAQKEWISPPVSSVRVIVDMIEFCTQHAPRFHPVSISGYHIREAGSTAVQEVAFTLADGLGYVQAAVARGLDVDAFAPRLSFFFNVHNDFLEEIAKLRAARRLWARLMRDRFGARNPRSLMLRTHAQTAGCSLTAQQPLNNVVRVAIQALAGVLGGVQSLHTNSMDETLALPSEQAVMVALRTQQIIAEESGVTNTVDPLGGSWAIEALTNRIEAEALDYIEQIDRMGGIVRAIELGFPQKEIAEAAYRFQQQLDRGEKVMVGVNRYHVDEKPAIDILRIHHEVEDTQVARVKAFKAARDQQRATARLADVRAACRDGRNLMPLLVEAVKDGVTLGEVCDVYRDEFGVYRDPAWL; via the coding sequence CGGCGAGCATCATCCTCGCGATGTACTTCGCCGTCGCCGAGCGCCGCGGCATCCCGATGGCGAAGCTCGGCGGCACGATCCAGAACGACATGCTGAAGGAGTTCATCGCGCAGAAGGAGTGGATCTCGCCGCCGGTGTCCTCGGTCCGGGTCATCGTCGACATGATCGAGTTCTGCACGCAGCACGCGCCGCGCTTCCACCCGGTATCGATCAGCGGCTACCACATCCGCGAGGCGGGCTCGACGGCGGTGCAGGAGGTCGCGTTCACGCTCGCCGACGGGCTCGGCTACGTGCAGGCGGCGGTCGCGCGCGGCCTCGACGTCGACGCGTTCGCGCCCCGACTCTCCTTCTTCTTCAACGTCCACAACGATTTCCTGGAAGAGATCGCGAAGCTCCGCGCCGCACGCCGTCTCTGGGCCCGCCTCATGCGCGACCGCTTCGGCGCGCGGAACCCGCGCTCACTGATGCTGCGGACGCACGCGCAGACGGCCGGCTGCTCGCTCACCGCGCAGCAGCCGCTCAACAACGTCGTACGGGTCGCCATCCAGGCGCTCGCCGGCGTGCTTGGCGGCGTGCAGTCGCTGCACACCAACTCCATGGACGAGACGCTCGCGCTCCCGAGCGAGCAGGCCGTCATGGTGGCGCTCCGCACCCAGCAGATCATCGCCGAGGAGAGCGGCGTCACGAACACGGTCGACCCCCTCGGCGGCAGCTGGGCGATCGAGGCTCTCACGAACCGCATCGAGGCCGAGGCGCTCGACTACATCGAGCAGATCGACCGCATGGGCGGCATCGTGCGGGCGATCGAGCTCGGCTTCCCGCAGAAGGAGATCGCCGAGGCGGCGTATCGCTTTCAGCAGCAGCTCGATCGCGGCGAGAAGGTGATGGTCGGCGTGAACCGCTACCACGTCGACGAGAAGCCGGCGATCGACATCCTGCGCATCCATCACGAGGTCGAGGACACGCAGGTGGCGCGCGTGAAGGCCTTCAAGGCGGCGCGCGATCAGCAGCGTGCGACCGCACGGCTCGCCGACGTCCGCGCCGCGTGCCGCGACGGCCGGAACCTCATGCCGCTCCTCGTCGAGGCGGTGAAGGACGGGGTCACGCTCGGCGAGGTCTGCGACGTCTATCGCGACGAGTTCGGCGTCTACCGCGACCCGGCCTGGTTGTAG
- a CDS encoding cobalamin B12-binding domain-containing protein, with protein sequence MADAPRLRILVAKPGLDGHDRGAKIIARALRDAGIEVIYTGLHQTPEMIAEAAIQEDVDAIGLSILSGAHNTLFPAVIKLIREKGGDDIAIFGGGIIPEEDIPKLKEAGVRAIFTPGATTDQIVAWVRENVRPRA encoded by the coding sequence ATGGCCGACGCTCCCCGTCTCCGCATCCTCGTCGCGAAGCCCGGCCTCGACGGCCACGACCGCGGCGCCAAGATCATCGCGCGCGCGCTCCGCGACGCCGGCATCGAGGTCATCTACACGGGCCTGCACCAGACGCCCGAGATGATCGCCGAGGCCGCAATCCAGGAGGACGTCGACGCGATCGGGCTCTCGATCCTGTCAGGCGCCCACAACACGCTCTTCCCGGCGGTCATCAAGCTCATCCGCGAGAAGGGCGGCGACGACATCGCGATCTTCGGCGGCGGCATCATCCCTGAGGAGGACATCCCGAAGCTCAAGGAAGCCGGGGTGCGCGCGATCTTCACGCCGGGGGCGACGACCGATCAGATCGTCGCCTGGGTCCGCGAGAACGTGCGGCCGCGGGCGTAG
- a CDS encoding type II toxin-antitoxin system Phd/YefM family antitoxin produces the protein MKDRIAVEVGVRELKNRLTTYLKLVKADREVIVTERGKPVAVLQSLRAGTPRSLESRVAALAARGEVTAPQCGLAGRVSRVRVGGVPLSRTIVADRR, from the coding sequence ATGAAGGATCGCATCGCCGTCGAGGTCGGTGTGCGGGAGCTGAAGAATCGCCTGACGACCTACCTGAAGCTCGTCAAAGCCGATCGGGAAGTCATCGTGACCGAACGCGGCAAGCCGGTCGCCGTCCTGCAGAGCCTTCGGGCCGGAACGCCGCGGAGTTTGGAATCACGGGTCGCGGCGCTGGCGGCTCGGGGTGAGGTCACCGCGCCGCAATGCGGGCTCGCTGGTCGCGTCTCCCGCGTCCGCGTCGGCGGCGTTCCGCTGTCGCGGACGATCGTCGCCGACCGTCGATGA
- a CDS encoding response regulator, whose amino-acid sequence MMTPTILIIDDCADIARISARYLESAGYRTIVATSAMEACKILGHTTPDGIVLDIMMPGMTGTEFLHGLRSDPICRDLPVVLVSARVGYHGTHFSTTLDADYSVGKPFTRQQLVQAVRTVLARRAA is encoded by the coding sequence ATGATGACCCCCACCATCCTGATCATCGACGACTGCGCCGACATCGCCCGCATCAGCGCGCGCTACCTCGAAAGCGCCGGCTACAGGACGATCGTCGCGACGAGCGCCATGGAGGCGTGCAAGATCCTCGGCCACACGACCCCGGACGGCATCGTCCTCGACATCATGATGCCCGGCATGACCGGCACCGAGTTCCTGCACGGCCTCCGCTCGGACCCGATCTGCCGCGACCTGCCGGTCGTGCTCGTGAGCGCGCGGGTCGGATATCACGGCACCCACTTCAGCACGACGCTCGACGCCGACTACTCCGTCGGCAAGCCGTTCACGCGCCAGCAGCTGGTGCAGGCGGTGCGGACGGTGTTGGCGCGCCGCGCCGCCTGA
- a CDS encoding alcohol dehydrogenase catalytic domain-containing protein, translated as MQAVTFQAPGQVRVEECPDPTLGAADDAIVRVEASGICGSDLHLYHGRIPLEAGFILGHEFVGTITAAGPDVTDVAVGDRVLGCFVTACGRCFFCRRRDFHKCVEGRVFGHGKTLGGLPGAQAEQVLVPHADLTLRRVPPELSSDAALFAGDVMGTGFHAIRSAEVAPGDVVVVLGLGPVGLCAVQAARALGAGHVIAVDDVPERLAMAERFGAEAVHRGEQDPKAAVRKATSGRGADACIDAVGHPDALDLACRLARSGGTVSVTGVYSERCQVHMGIVWIKALTLKTGQANVIAHVDPVLAMMSAGLLDPTPLVSRHAPLADAPGAYAAYARREALKIVLTP; from the coding sequence GTGCAGGCAGTCACGTTCCAGGCGCCCGGCCAGGTGCGCGTCGAGGAATGCCCCGATCCGACGCTCGGCGCCGCCGACGACGCCATCGTCCGCGTCGAAGCGAGCGGCATCTGCGGCTCCGATCTGCACCTCTACCACGGCCGCATCCCGCTCGAGGCCGGCTTCATCCTCGGGCACGAGTTCGTCGGCACCATCACGGCCGCGGGACCCGACGTGACCGACGTCGCGGTCGGTGACCGCGTGCTCGGCTGCTTCGTCACCGCCTGCGGCCGCTGCTTCTTCTGCCGGCGCCGCGACTTCCACAAGTGCGTCGAGGGCCGCGTGTTCGGACACGGCAAGACGCTCGGCGGCCTGCCCGGCGCGCAGGCCGAGCAGGTGCTCGTGCCGCACGCCGACCTGACGCTCCGCCGCGTGCCGCCGGAACTCTCATCCGACGCCGCGCTCTTCGCCGGTGACGTCATGGGCACGGGCTTCCACGCGATCCGGAGCGCCGAGGTCGCCCCCGGCGACGTCGTGGTCGTGCTCGGGCTCGGGCCCGTCGGGCTCTGCGCGGTGCAGGCGGCGCGCGCGCTCGGCGCGGGCCACGTGATCGCCGTCGACGACGTGCCGGAGCGCCTCGCCATGGCCGAGCGCTTCGGCGCCGAGGCCGTGCACCGCGGCGAACAGGACCCGAAGGCCGCCGTCCGCAAGGCGACGAGCGGCCGCGGCGCCGACGCCTGCATCGACGCCGTCGGCCATCCCGACGCGCTCGACCTCGCCTGCCGGCTCGCGCGCAGCGGCGGCACCGTCTCGGTGACGGGGGTCTACTCCGAGCGCTGCCAGGTCCACATGGGCATCGTCTGGATCAAGGCGCTCACGCTGAAGACCGGACAGGCGAACGTGATCGCCCACGTCGATCCGGTGCTCGCCATGATGTCGGCCGGGCTGCTCGATCCGACGCCGCTCGTCAGCCGGCACGCGCCCCTCGCGGACGCGCCGGGAGCTTACGCGGCGTATGCGCGGCGCGAGGCGCTGAAGATCGTCCTCACGCCGTGA
- a CDS encoding N-acyl homoserine lactonase family protein — MSVRLFALTCGWLTGPRALFVEGGQGSVRVPVPVFVVEHPRGLVLFDSGLHRELQDDPVTRLGVAASLFTPHFGAGDDVAARLAAAGLDVGAVRWLVNSHLHFDHAGGNVAVPNASVVVQRREWRAAHDEAGIAANNYTPGDYDTGQPRLEVDGEHDLFGDGRVVCLPTYGHTPGHQSLLVRLDGGDVVLAADACYFRETLEELKLPLVVHDPEAMLASLQRLRALAAVGTRIVYGHDPETWATMPQAPHALD, encoded by the coding sequence ATGTCCGTCCGCTTGTTCGCGCTCACGTGCGGCTGGCTCACCGGGCCGCGCGCGCTCTTCGTCGAGGGGGGGCAGGGCAGCGTGCGCGTGCCGGTGCCCGTCTTCGTGGTCGAGCATCCGCGCGGGCTCGTGCTCTTCGACAGCGGCCTGCACCGCGAGCTCCAGGACGATCCGGTCACGCGGCTCGGCGTGGCGGCGTCGCTGTTCACGCCGCACTTCGGCGCCGGCGACGACGTGGCGGCGCGGCTCGCGGCGGCCGGCCTCGACGTCGGCGCCGTGCGCTGGCTCGTGAACTCGCACCTCCACTTCGACCACGCCGGCGGCAACGTGGCCGTCCCCAACGCGAGCGTCGTCGTGCAGCGCCGCGAATGGCGGGCGGCGCACGACGAGGCGGGGATCGCCGCCAACAACTACACGCCGGGCGACTACGACACCGGGCAGCCGCGTCTCGAGGTCGACGGCGAGCACGACCTCTTCGGCGACGGGCGCGTCGTGTGCCTGCCGACGTACGGCCACACGCCAGGCCATCAGTCGCTGCTCGTGCGGCTCGACGGCGGCGATGTCGTGCTCGCGGCCGACGCCTGCTACTTTCGCGAGACTCTCGAGGAGCTGAAGCTGCCGCTCGTCGTGCACGACCCCGAAGCGATGCTGGCGTCCTTGCAGCGGCTGCGCGCGCTCGCGGCGGTGGGCACGCGGATCGTCTACGGGCACGATCCCGAGACGTGGGCGACGATGCCGCAGGCGCCGCACGCCCTCGACTGA